ATATGaagtacagtaccagtcaaaagtttggacacacctttccCTTCCTTTGAATTAAAAAGTGACCAAACTTTTGACCAGTActgtagttcaaactagctccacgtccagcagctacaacagtaacatgctgcttataCATTGATGCattagtattaataatctaatgatgaaCACCCTTTCAACAAGCTGCCAGCATCAAACTACACACCCACCCTGTTAACCATACCATAAAATGTTGGAACCAtagaaaaacttaaaaaaacaactcttaAGTCAGTAAAGGTTGCTACCAATGCCCCTTTACAAAGTATAACAGTGTAGTCACTTTGTCACTTCACCTGACAAAATCCCAACAACaatttctgtgcaaaaatattttttccatgaAATGAAACACTTTCACAGATATGGTAAagctgaaaatcaaaaaaacatgGAAGGCAAGAAAAGATTCATGGAAAATGTTTATTCTCTTAATTTTAGGTGCACACACACTagctttaaaatacatttaagaaggtaaaaaaaaatcagcaataggaaaaaaaaaaaaaaagttcaacatgaaaaatatatacCTTTATCTTTATTTAGAAACACTCAATCTAAAAACGTGCAGAATCTAAAAGCAACGTGCAGAGTCTACAAAGCAATAAAGTGTGTGATCATCATTAACTCTCCTCAAGATGATTACATTGACATAACTGAGCTGCTGCGTAGGACATAGGGTTGGGCTGGTAACTGGTTGGATTAGATGATTGTGGACAATTCtgcaaatcaatgagcaggacttgatttttgatttttttttattttccagataatgtactgtattgtgTTCTGTCCATCAATATTGCAATATAAATTCAAATGTCCTTTGATACAGGATTTGATCCATATTGCAAATAGGACTGTAAGATCTTCCTGGAGCAGTTGGGGGTTAGATGTTCAGCTCAAGTGCTGTTGATTGAAGGGAACCTTaactctggaactcttctgggatttctggcacaacttcccCTACTTTCAAGGTTCATGGAAAAGGGAAACGGTCTTAATGGGCCAAAACTCTCAACACTTGCAGTATTAAGTATGGCCTCACaatgaagatgtttttttatactacaagtgttgctggagttttgaccccTCAAGTCTGGAATCATAGTTGGCAACATCCTTGTCACTCGACTGCTTCTCTGGCTTGAGGGCAAACTCCCGCCCGCACATCTTAGTGTATATCATTCTCCTCTTCTTTGCGTTGGAAGCCCCTATTTTGCTTTGTCACCAGTTCAGCATAGAGGCCGTTTTTCCTCAGCAGCTCTTCATGACTGCCCTCCTCCTGTATCGACCCCTTGTCCAGGACAAATATGTGATCGGCCTTCTCCACAACACTCATCTTGTTGGATATCAACAGCACAGAGCAGTTGTTGGTTTGGTTTAACAAAGCTTGGTGGACCTGTTAAGTACAATCATGACTTGGTGttacatgaagaaaaacaaaggcaaataatgagaaaaagttTAGACTCAAGAATTTCCTACCTGATATTCATTCTCTGTGTCCAAGTCACTGGTAGCGTTGTCCAGTATCAAGATCTTAGGACGTCTGATTAAGGCTCTAGCAATGGCAATGCGCTGCTTCTGGCCTCCAGATACCTGTCCTCCCTTCTCCCCGGCATCTATCCAAAAGAGGGACATACTGTTATTGTTTATGTACATCCTCAGGGAATAGTTTTTATTGCATTGTTGCATTCATCATCCTTTCACTACTGTCACACAGCCTGACAGAATGAGTTGcctaaaaaaaatccatcccCCTTCTAAGAGATGCACCATAGCAGGCATTCATTCTGTAAGTGTGCAAACATCtaagaatgaaaatgaaaacgaaaaataaataaaacattttctattgAGTTCCCAAAACCCCCATGTTAGACCCAAATTTATGATCCACTACGCAAAATTCTGGGTCGAACCTGTGTCATATCCTTTTGACAGGTCCTTGATGAAAACGTCGGCACTAGCCAGCCTGGCAGCTCTGTACATTTCCTCATCAGAGGCATGCTCGTAGCCATACTTGATGTTCTCCCGCACTGAGCGAGCAAACAGCACACAATCCTGGCTCACCACAGCGatctaaaaacaaacaggatgaggaggaaaagtcagtggcTGCTTAACTGTCAGAGCTGACACAGCAGGGTTTACAATGAAGGCAACAGCAGAATAAAGCTAGGCAAAAGTGTCCTTACAATATTCCTGTAACCAGTGTGtgataatacaaaaatataaatattaagtTGAAagataaaaagcagaaaattagTGAAATTAAAGAGAAATTTTGAGGATTCAGAGTAGAAACTTTCAATGAACTGTGCTTCACCTCCCCTATGTCATTATTGCTGTACAGCTCAGGGCTACTTtaattcatttctgttttatggCCTCAGCTGCACAATACACCGTCATATTTTTCATCTTGAATTTTAGTCAATTTTTGTGGTACAATGACTTGATGAACCCCTTAGGGTGTCAGTACCTCACCAATACAATTTGTAGTTTATTATGTCTTTTTTCATCTGTATCACCAAATAAAGCAGATTAATCCATAGTGTCTTTACTGTTGGCTTTTTTCATGATGATATAGGAATTTAAagctaaaatattttgtttttatagtgGAAAATTGCAAATGTTGGGACATTAACTCAATCAACAGAGGTCAAGGAGCATAGACCTTGCAATACACTTGATTGCAGTTACAGAACAGTTACTCCTGTAACCATTTCTCTTCATTCTTTGTTGATTGTGTAGTTGTGTTATTCTGTTTgctgattgtgtttttgtcttatgaatgtttcttgctctaaggtctctcttgaaaaagagatcttaatctcaatgggactgcctgattaaataaagattaaatgaaaaaatgcttTAGGACAACAGCTTGTTAAGTGGACCTAACAGTGTGTCAGGGTGGTGTTTCTCTGATTGTACACAATTCTTCCCCCTAGTGGACAAAATCacttactgcagctttaaaggtACCCTGCAGATTTTTCtggtaaacaaaaaaacatgtatatttacattcagagtttctcaccaaaatgtactgtgtgtgtactttAGCTCTAATAAATCTATTAAATGCATTTCCTTagctaatttaaaaaaatattttaaattgtacaaTGTTTGCATTCATGTTTGCCATTGTAGGTGCATTGCTACACTTCTTGTCTCATTTTCGTCACCAACTGTGGTTCAGTGGAATAGAGTAAAACTAGTGGTAGAAATATGTATTACATTGCCCACATGCTCCAAATCATCATGTCCACACCttactcataaaaacattgcatCATTGCACTACTAGCGATGAAAAACTACTCAGGGTACCTTCAAGCTTCCCATTCTTGCACAATGTCAGCTAAATGCTCAAAATTTCAAATACTAAATTGAAAAAACTGATAGTCTACCCATGCACTAGGAGAGACTTTTGTGTCATATCGCTCTCAATTACAGGAAGCACTCCCTCGTTTGTTTTTATGGTAAAAATATTGGTTGCATATTCCTACTGTTATCCACCCACCTTGTCATGAAGGTACTGGTCTTTGTAGCTTAGCAGCGGTTTCCCATCCAGTAGGATCTCTCCTGCTTGGGGCTGGTAAAACCTCTCCAGCAGCTTGACACAGGTGGACTTCCCTGATCTGTTTAGCCCCACGAGGGCAGTGATCTGGCCTGGTTTCATCTCCAGAGACACATCCTGGTAGAAGAAAGGAATAGTGTGGATTCGTACAGAGTCATATGTGATgacaaatattgtaaatataataaacatacataaagaCATACATACCTTGAGCAAAGGATTGCTTTTTTCTGTCCCACTGGGATAggaaaatgtaacttttttgAATTGAATGTGTCCATTAAGGTTTTCAGGGGCCAAAGTGCCCTCAGGAGGTACTTGAGGTTTCCGATCCAAATATTCAAAGATCTTCTCAGAGGCACCAATTGCCTTTTTCACTTCTGGGTAATAACGCATGACAGCCTGGGAGAGAGGTAGTAGAATGAGGCGCTTTTTAGTTTGACACATTTtggtttaaaacaaaacaatctacTGCTCATTCATCATTCTGCAGTAGGGGAAACAAGTGCAAggatataatattttattcaaaatGATATCCCTTTATCTTGGCCTGTGGCTCACCTCAACAGCAGAGGCAAACTGCAGCTCGTACAGGACGAATGACACCAGGTCTCCACTGCTAACAGCCCCTCTGGTAACAAGCGTCCCTCCATAGTAAAGAATAAACACTTTCAAGGCTAAGGTGGTCATCTGGAGGGACATAAAACAATGGTTTACATGACAAAATAAACTATTCATCTACCTTACAGGAAGTTGGTCAAAAAATATTCCAAAATTATTCCAAGCACTTCGATGAACATGCAGATTagtagcctttcaaaataattAAGGTTACTGGTGTATTTCTGGCTGTAAACAACTGACAACTGAAATAGTGGAAagtgtacatatatatacacacacacacacatcttctaGCTTTAAAATCACCAGCCAACAACCAATACCTGACATTATATTTTGCTGTATTCTCTAGGTTAACTCCCACTATCTCATACTCACAGACAAAGATATGCTAAGAAACACATAATCCAGGTCAGTATTCAACTCACGCTGCTGGCCCAGGTAGAGGCTGCATAGGCCGCTGCTTCCTTTTTATTAAGGGCATAAGTATCCTCCAGCCGCTTTCTGTACCTCTCTGTCTCGCCATCCTCGTTGGCAAAACTCCTCACTGTCTTCATGCTGGAGAAGGTCTCTGTGGCCACCTGGTTGGCCTTAGCCAACGACTCCTGAACCTTTACCGAAATAGTCTAAAAGATggatagaaatataaaatagatTGTTTATGTGACAATTCGATACAgtattttaagaaaataaaaatcaccCTTTGTTTACTGATGGAAACTAATCAATTTGATGCTTAAGGCATTTTTTTGTAATGATAATTATGTAGCTGCACAGGAAATACCTTCACAAGATGTTACactctcatttgtttttttttgttttcaggatcAATTGCTTGTGGGTAAAATTTTCCTTGAAGAATATGGGATATTTAGGGAACTCCTGTTTACCTGGTGGAAGTGTCCAGTGAGCTCCGGTATGACCCAGATGATGGGCAGTCCCATGCAAGTAAGCAGGGTCATTTTCCATGACTGGCTCACCATGAAGAATAAGAGGAAGGCAAAACGTGCTGTGTACCACATCACAAGACTTAGCTTCTCACTCAGCGCCTCGCTCATATCGTTGGTATCCGTGGTAATACGGGACACCAGTTCACCTGAGATAAGAGTTGAAAGTTAGCCTTATTTTTTTGCCAGCCCAAACTTATACTGTCAAATATATCTACTGGCAAATTCATAACAATCAGGAAAAGCGTACACTTTAAGTGCATGTAAAAATGGTTTAAGATTTATTCATGATGGCCTACTGTGTACAgtgcattttcatttaaagatgACTCTCCGTCAGTCCTACGTACAGTCTGTACATGACTTACCGGTTGAAGTGGACTCAAAGAAAGCAATCTCCTGTTTCAGCACAGCCTGGAAGACGACTCCCTGCACTGACGTGTGTATGCAGCTCATGGTGATGTTGTACATGAGGTCACATACGAACTCAAGCACAGCACTAAACAGACAGCAGAGCGCACATTTTAGTGTAAAGTACACAAAATGCCACTACAACGAtattactactacaactactgttttaaatattgtaatggaaaaacattttaagaaagaTACAGTtatgattgatttgatttgtgtaCAAAACTTCAAAAGAAATCATTACCTAAATATCTTCTTTAAACCCAGAATTGGTTGATTTTTATGTGAACTACAACGTTAATTTCAGCATAAATCAAAATTCTACAAGAAAGATGCAAATGAAACCATGGATCAAATACATCCATGTTTTAGGACTACAAACTATACCACTAAGGTTGAAGACTGATAATGTTTAATGAAGCTAAATTGAATCTGAATCCAGTATAAAAATACTTATTGAAATCCTAACCCAAAAACTAGAAGTGAGGTTTTGCCAATCACATATTTGCAATTTAGCTACATGATAACCTAAGACATTGTtctttgctaataaaaaaaagagaagagataaATATTTGAGATTTGAGATTTCAggtattttaaaaacattgaaacagtAATGTTTAACTACTATGTGACAAAGCTTGTATTACCTGGCAATAGTCATTAGTGTCATGATTGTGATGGCCTCTGTGAATGCATCAGGTGCTTCTTCGTTTATGATCCAGTCAGCCACACGACCAGTGTATTGAGGAACAGCCATCTCACCTACGGTCAGAAGATCACACTATTATCACTTTTATCATAACACTTTCTTTGACCTTTTGGCTACTGCAAGCACAGAGATTACCAACCATTTAGATTTTGATCGATTATAGTCATTCAAAACTTCCAAGTTCTCTACTTTAACATGAAAAACTATGCAAATGTTTTCGTAGCTCTGCCTGAAAAATAGTTCATGCCCTAATTGGTGCAAATAGATGCATTTGATTCTTAAATGTAAACTTTTGATTAATACTACCAACTTTGTGCTTGAAGCTGCTATCAACAAGCAAAAACATATCTATTCAAACTTTGTAATGGCATGAGGACATTATAAAGCTATTATAATATCAACTACATAACCTTAAATTAAGGTGCTGGCTCACTTACCATAGGAAGAGAGAACCACAAGAACCAGCACAGCAACAAAGCGCCAGAAATAGGGCATCATGTATCCCATCAGTCTCTTCAGAGAGGCACCGGTGTCCTCTTTGGGCTTCTCAGAGGGCTTTCTCGTCAACAGAGATGAGATGTATTGACCCCAGGAGTGCAAAAGAGATGACACATATCTACTCCAGTAGAGCCACGCCACCACTGTCACAACATAACCCTGCAAcacctgcaaaacaaacagcaggttaaacacacacaataccatatccagaaaaaaataactcacATGAAATGCATCACCTGTTGCTTCAACAATGCAAATGAGTCTGTGTTtggataaaagaaaatgtatttaaataccTAATagcattcttttttttaatcaaaaatgtgtttgtatgtccACATTTCTCAAATTGAGGATTTCTCGTTCTCTTCAGACtggtttggttttggtttcaCTCTTGTTCCTGCTCTAGACTCAGTAGCTTGAGCTATGTATGAGCGATGTAGGACAAAGATACCTGAAAAAAGTGTTTGGAAAAGTGCCTACTTCTGCCTTTACTTGGATGGTATCCATCCTGGAACtaatcatgaataaaaacacagcagctcacCCTTTCCCAGGAGTGCCATCCCCACAGTTCCTCCATGGTGGACTGCCCCAGCACCCAGAGAAGAGTTGTGTACACTGGGAAGTGAAAGCAAAGGACCCCTAAGCTCTGGAGCCCCTTGAAGCTGCTCATCCATGGCAGGCTTCCAGGGTAGGTGAAGGTGAGCAGGAGAAGGAGGCTAGCCCTGATCAGCCCTCCTCCCCACAGGGCGATGAACGGatgggagaagaggagaggtgagAACTGTGCCAAGCGGATAGTGTGCACCACACACATATCCAGGCACACgaagagcagaggaagagagaggctCATTTTTTGCATGATACACAAGTTCTGTAAAATACaagaagagagagtgagggtCAGTGGCTGAGTATTTAAGTTGACACACAAAGTAAGGTTAAACAGAAACCTCCAAAACAGAAAATggatatgtttatttatattatattgtttatattacCTGTAGGCTGAACCTTGTAgaatattttagagctgcaacatttaGTCCATGAGTTGATTGACacaaaattaatcggcaaccaTTTTGCTAATCAAATATTCATTTAcgtcattttttaaaggaaaattgcCAAAAAAAATTGCTGGTTGGAGCTTCTCAtaagtttttgtgtgtgtgtcacatgatagtaaacaaaatatatttggattttagactgttgatcagacaaaacattttaagacatcaaaCATACATGTATCAAACATATATGTTTGATACATGTATGTTTGATATATATAACAagcatatttcattattttcattatttttttcatagacaaaacaatgaatcgattaatAGATAATGCAAATAACgttaatcattagttgcagccctaaaatatTTACCTACACCTCTGTAGGTACCTTAGCTAGGACTACAGTTTGCACTTATATGCCTTTTACCGACATTGATACGTTAAGAGTTTAACGttactttcttttttgctgCAGGTGGTATTCAATGTTaatatactttcattttcatctacACTGCTGATTTCTTTGAAACCGTTTGAGGACAGTAAGTCTGACCCAACCCCACATGGCACTCGGAAACACGAACGACTTAGCAAAACACTCAATATTATAAGTATTATCAGGTCAAACTGTAACGTTAGCTGTATTACagttaacatacagtaaataacttACAGTTGCTAGCCGGGTTTAGCTAGCATTATTACAGCTCTTAAAATCCAACTTACACTTTCTTTCGGCGAGCCGAGTTTGCTGTGGACGTTTAGTATGAAACTGAAAACTCTCCGACTCCGATATTTTGGTCAGCAAGCTAAAACTGTAACAATTAAATTAGTGAATGTCAGACAGCAGCCTGTCCTGACTTTAGCCGAGCTGCAACTATCAGACTGAAACCGAAACTAACTATTTAtacctcttcttttttttttcttttttttttacaacggAAAGTACCGTTCATGTCGGTCAGAGATGGCGAATAAACACTGGCGAGggttataaaacacattttgctttAAGTAGTACCGTATTTATAGATATAAGATGtttaagaaacatttttaaaaacataatgtatGTTGCATGTACTGTACGAGGGTAATGTCTGGTGTAACCTCGGATCTATCTCCTAACAGTCCAACAGCGACATCATGTAACGAAACGCTGAAACTGCCACAGATCAATAATCTCCTTAGTTTATGTCATTAATTAGGCTAGTTTAAGaatattttcctcttctttcttggACCTTTTAGCTATTtggcttttctctctctcttttttttttttacttaataagCTGTATGTGTCTTtccaaataaattatttatgtttgGCCTATATGTTTTACATCATCATGATCGATTTTATGTCCTTActaattttaaaatggaaactGTTAATTAACCCCTTGAATGTAAGcctatgtacagtatgtaatgtagtttaatttaaattttccCCTGTTATTTGTTGTCATAGCCTTGCTTGTTTTCCTTGGGTCTTGGTtttgatcatgttaaataaagttatatttatgtattatctatctatttatatctgtctgtctgtctctctgtctgtcatatGAACATTTTCAAGGTTTATGGGCCAAACCATTACTCATCAAACCAGTGTAACATCAGTAATAAGTTTTAAGTATATTAGTATAGTATTATATTTTTGCCTTTCTGTGCCCAAATCAGATATTACAAAAAGACATTGcagcaataacaaaaacatacagtttgctgctttttcacaacagacattttaacttgtcacagtaggaaaaatacaggtgttactaataatattaaCGTCAGCTTTCAAGTGTCCCAGAAAGACAGTGTGACACTGAGCcaacaataccaggaccctgaaactgaagcagctaaaaggacttatttattatttacacctgtgcttttcctactgtgacatgtcaaaacgtcttctgtgaaaaagaccTATTGACCCCACCATCACCATCTTTCCCCTGctgtgcattgtgtgtgtaaGCTATTGCCTCCAAGTGTATATTAAGGAAAATGGTGCagactatatactgtacatggcaGCTTCATTATTTACCCCTAGATCCTACTGATGCAGCCCCAGGTTTTCAGTGTGTCAATTAGTTTGTTGTAatttgtagagctgcaatgattagtcgataaATCGATTAAGCAATTGACAGAAGataaatcacagttttttttataattatttatacaatttttaaacaaaaattccaaatcagtttttctgcatgtcatacatgatagtaaactgaatatctttgggttttaaacTGTTGATCTGACAAAAGCTTTGAGCTTTTAATAAACTATAAAAGGTAtgtttctctattttctgacatttcattaaCAAAACAATTGATTAGAGAAAGTTGTAGCCCTAGTAATTTGATTCAACCAATCTTTATTTAGGCAAATGTACAATGTGAGCCCTATATactaaaatgataaaacttGTGTTGAAACCAGattttgacacaaaaaaatagCTAATTCTGCCTGCTTTAGTTAGTGTTGTATTTTGGTGGTCaaaattctttaaaaatgtgcaatttattacagtaaattacCAAAAAACAATTGACAGGCTGTGAACCTAAGACTTTTGGGGCTCCTGATGCACCGGGGCACATTGCCCACTTTTCCTGGTTGGTAATCTGGCCTTGTGCTGCAGCCGATGAAGACAACTGAGGGACTGAAACTTTGAACTTCCTAATAGCTTCCTTCCTTTCCCTTCCTTTTCATGTAAGAAAAATAGGATGAGCAAAGCTATAAATATCCTCACTATTTTAAGTACTATCTTCACACGCACCTATAAATCACTTACAATACTTAGAATATGTTTCCTTTTACGTATATtcagaaaatacaataaaatttaaatttgatagATTTACAGTGTAGCCTCTTTTCATCGCTCAGATACAAtgctgtgcaaaagttttaggcactaaaagtaaaatttaaaaaacaatgtcatgaatagttttcatttatcaattaacttaaTACAAAGTCcggtaaacagaagaaacctaaatgaaatcattaTTTGGTGTGAGCacgctttgcctttaaaacagcagcagttctcctcagtacaCCTGCACACTGTTTTTCAAGGTACATGGCAGATAGTTTGTTCCTGCATCCTGGAGAAGTtaccacagttcttctgttgaTTTAGGCATCTCAGTTGCATCTGtgtcttcatgtaatcccagactgactccatgatgttgagatcaaggctctgtgggggccaaaccatctgttgcaggacttcTTGTTACATCTGGGATGGATCAGACGCCTGCCTGATGATATTGCATAAtagataagaatctaaacatctaaagtgcctcaaacttttgcacagtgctgaaggatagatagatagatagatagatagatagatagatagatttgaTGTAATAGATATTATAGCTAGATTAGATATCATTATTTAAGTagttttgacttttaaaaaaaatctaattagcTATTGCAGGACAGAGACCTTGTAAGCCAGTGCGCATGCTCAGACATGGCAGCTGCCAGTGAGAGGCTCCTCCGATCCATCAGTGATATTTAGCTAAATAAAACCTGAGCAAACTGAGCTGACAGATGTTGGGTTTCACTGTCAGAACCGTAATGGAGTAAACAGCCGACAGCGGTGGGAACTTGTGATCTGGTCTGGATGGAACCGACGGGTCTACGAGACGTTTTCAAATGTATAACACTATGTAAGCAAACACGGAAGCCTGAAGTATATCATTTTAAAAGGGGTTTGTCGTAGTTTAGCCTGCACGAAGAGTTGCTTGGTATTCGCTATATATAACATTAGCGAAATATCTATCATGAGCACCATTTCAGCCTTTTAAACTTACCTTTTCTATGTCAGACAGGCCTGCAACGCCTACTTCTACGTAACGTACAAAAACATCTGGATTAGGACACATGGCGTTGTTATTGTTCTTGTCCACAGTTAAATATGGATGAACTGTGCTTTTAGATTACGTCTGAATGGACAGTGAATGCGACTGCgccttaaaggataggttcccagtttttcaagtctgtcttaaaaaaacagtcagttATGGAcgctgaaagaggttttcctcgctgcaatcattcctcctgttcatactggacattaaaacatctccttcagtgtgttttcaatttcattttgtgtaaaaatgcatttaaaagtttatctgaagctaatatta
This sequence is a window from Thunnus thynnus chromosome 10, fThuThy2.1, whole genome shotgun sequence. Protein-coding genes within it:
- the tap1 gene encoding antigen peptide transporter 1 isoform X1, translating into MCPNPDVFVRYVEVGVAGLSDIEKNLCIMQKMSLSLPLLFVCLDMCVVHTIRLAQFSPLLFSHPFIALWGGGLIRASLLLLLTFTYPGSLPWMSSFKGLQSLGVLCFHFPVYTTLLWVLGQSTMEELWGWHSWERVLQGYVVTVVAWLYWSRYVSSLLHSWGQYISSLLTRKPSEKPKEDTGASLKRLMGYMMPYFWRFVAVLVLVVLSSYGEMAVPQYTGRVADWIINEEAPDAFTEAITIMTLMTIASAVLEFVCDLMYNITMSCIHTSVQGVVFQAVLKQEIAFFESTSTGELVSRITTDTNDMSEALSEKLSLVMWYTARFAFLLFFMVSQSWKMTLLTCMGLPIIWVIPELTGHFHQTISVKVQESLAKANQVATETFSSMKTVRSFANEDGETERYRKRLEDTYALNKKEAAAYAASTWASSMTTLALKVFILYYGGTLVTRGAVSSGDLVSFVLYELQFASAVEAVMRYYPEVKKAIGASEKIFEYLDRKPQVPPEGTLAPENLNGHIQFKKVTFSYPSGTEKSNPLLKDVSLEMKPGQITALVGLNRSGKSTCVKLLERFYQPQAGEILLDGKPLLSYKDQYLHDKIAVVSQDCVLFARSVRENIKYGYEHASDEEMYRAARLASADVFIKDLSKGYDTDAGEKGGQVSGGQKQRIAIARALIRRPKILILDNATSDLDTENEYQVHQALLNQTNNCSVLLISNKMSVVEKADHIFVLDKGSIQEEGSHEELLRKNGLYAELVTKQNRGFQRKEEENDIH
- the tap1 gene encoding antigen peptide transporter 1 isoform X2, whose product is MQKMSLSLPLLFVCLDMCVVHTIRLAQFSPLLFSHPFIALWGGGLIRASLLLLLTFTYPGSLPWMSSFKGLQSLGVLCFHFPVYTTLLWVLGQSTMEELWGWHSWERVLQGYVVTVVAWLYWSRYVSSLLHSWGQYISSLLTRKPSEKPKEDTGASLKRLMGYMMPYFWRFVAVLVLVVLSSYGEMAVPQYTGRVADWIINEEAPDAFTEAITIMTLMTIASAVLEFVCDLMYNITMSCIHTSVQGVVFQAVLKQEIAFFESTSTGELVSRITTDTNDMSEALSEKLSLVMWYTARFAFLLFFMVSQSWKMTLLTCMGLPIIWVIPELTGHFHQTISVKVQESLAKANQVATETFSSMKTVRSFANEDGETERYRKRLEDTYALNKKEAAAYAASTWASSMTTLALKVFILYYGGTLVTRGAVSSGDLVSFVLYELQFASAVEAVMRYYPEVKKAIGASEKIFEYLDRKPQVPPEGTLAPENLNGHIQFKKVTFSYPSGTEKSNPLLKDVSLEMKPGQITALVGLNRSGKSTCVKLLERFYQPQAGEILLDGKPLLSYKDQYLHDKIAVVSQDCVLFARSVRENIKYGYEHASDEEMYRAARLASADVFIKDLSKGYDTDAGEKGGQVSGGQKQRIAIARALIRRPKILILDNATSDLDTENEYQVHQALLNQTNNCSVLLISNKMSVVEKADHIFVLDKGSIQEEGSHEELLRKNGLYAELVTKQNRGFQRKEEENDIH